A single genomic interval of Demequina sp. NBRC 110054 harbors:
- a CDS encoding flagellar basal body-associated FliL family protein, which translates to MTTQQEPRIMAPGKPKIGSRPQPSAPEPEETNGKGGGKGGGGKSRLLAIIIGLLIVVILAGAYWFLMGPGAASADASTDEAATEEVVAEEEEVASGGVQVVESISINLDNGHYLRLGLGLDLSEEAAAHGDIGEAKALDAAIALFSGQTIDDLADEEYRESLKEHLAETLEEIYEGEVIGVYYTDFVTQ; encoded by the coding sequence ATGACCACCCAGCAGGAACCGCGCATCATGGCGCCGGGCAAGCCCAAGATCGGCTCCCGTCCGCAGCCGAGCGCGCCCGAGCCCGAGGAGACCAACGGCAAGGGCGGCGGCAAGGGCGGCGGCGGCAAGAGCCGCCTGCTCGCCATCATCATCGGCCTGTTGATCGTCGTGATCCTCGCGGGCGCGTACTGGTTCCTCATGGGGCCCGGCGCCGCGTCGGCCGACGCGTCCACGGACGAGGCAGCGACCGAGGAGGTCGTCGCGGAGGAGGAAGAGGTCGCGTCCGGCGGCGTGCAGGTGGTCGAGTCGATCTCGATCAACCTGGACAACGGCCACTACCTGCGGCTCGGGCTCGGGCTCGATCTGAGCGAGGAGGCCGCGGCGCACGGCGACATCGGCGAGGCCAAGGCGCTCGACGCCGCGATCGCGCTCTTCTCGGGCCAGACGATCGACGACCTCGCGGACGAGGAGTACCGCGAGAGCCTCAAGGAGCACCTCGCCGAGACGCTCGAGGAGATCTACGAGGGCGAGGTGATCGGGGTCTACTACACGGACTTCGTCACCCAGTAG
- a CDS encoding flagellar motor protein MotB encodes MSRKHEEEEHENHERWAVSYADMMTVLVALFIVLYAISQVDEAKFEALRESLAAGFGKDGSVVLVGSTGALEGLESYQVAPDFSSVANESEQSVDDEEEGETLDPSYLEAAAEYEDLHAIEERLQSTLDAKGLDANVSFLIDERGLVIGLVGSKVFFAPDDATMTERARKVVSALSAPLRKQSRQISIEGHANVIPSSRYATNWELSAARAVEVLRRFVEKGDVDPAQISATGYGDARPLIKGDSDEALEANRRVEIVVESPSSEEIRAMIPEIADAIADGTTTHEELQSALAELRIKEMGEL; translated from the coding sequence ATGAGTCGCAAGCATGAGGAGGAGGAGCACGAGAACCACGAGCGCTGGGCCGTGTCCTACGCCGACATGATGACCGTGCTCGTCGCCCTGTTCATCGTGCTCTACGCGATCTCCCAGGTCGACGAGGCCAAGTTCGAGGCGCTGCGCGAGTCGCTCGCCGCCGGCTTCGGGAAGGACGGCTCCGTCGTCCTCGTGGGCTCGACCGGCGCGCTCGAGGGGCTCGAGTCCTACCAGGTCGCCCCCGACTTCTCCTCCGTCGCCAACGAGAGCGAGCAGAGCGTCGACGACGAGGAGGAGGGTGAGACGCTCGACCCCTCCTACCTCGAGGCCGCCGCCGAGTACGAGGACCTCCACGCGATCGAGGAGCGGCTCCAGTCGACGCTCGACGCGAAGGGTCTGGATGCGAACGTGTCCTTCCTCATCGACGAGCGCGGCCTCGTGATCGGCCTCGTCGGCTCGAAGGTGTTCTTCGCCCCGGACGACGCGACGATGACGGAGCGCGCCCGCAAGGTCGTGAGCGCCCTGTCCGCTCCGCTCAGGAAGCAGTCACGACAGATCTCGATCGAGGGCCATGCGAACGTCATCCCCTCGTCCCGGTACGCGACGAACTGGGAGCTGTCGGCGGCCCGTGCGGTCGAGGTGCTGCGCCGGTTCGTCGAGAAGGGCGACGTCGACCCCGCGCAGATCTCGGCCACCGGTTACGGCGATGCGCGCCCGCTGATCAAGGGGGACTCGGACGAGGCCCTCGAGGCGAACCGTCGCGTCGAGATCGTCGTCGAGTCGCCGTCGTCGGAGGAGATCCGCGCCATGATCCCGGAGATCGCCGACGCGATCGCCGACGGGACCACCACGCACGAGGAGCTGCAGTCCGCGCTGGCTGAGCTCCGCATCAAGGAGATGGGGGAGCTATGA